Genomic segment of Centropristis striata isolate RG_2023a ecotype Rhode Island chromosome 21, C.striata_1.0, whole genome shotgun sequence:
TGGAATGATTGATGAATTGTCCCaatctaaaatacaaaattccaaagaaaatttgtaaaaaaaaaaaataaaaaaaaagaaataaaaatgtccacaaaaaTGGTTAAGTACGATAAATAGGATCATTTGTCGTGACGATGTTGCCACAGGCCACTTAGGCCCTCTCTCCTCTTATCCTGCGAGCCAGCTGGATGTCTTTGGGCATGATGGTGACACGTTTGGCGTGGATGGCGCACAGGTTGGTGTCCTCAAACAGACCCACCAGGTAAGCCTCGCTGGCTTCctgtaaagacagaaaaaacaaacgttAGTTCACATCAACTACTGCTCATTTTTCCTCACAAGTACAACCCAAAggatatttaaaaaagcataaaaacacacctAGAGACCAGAATGTACACTTAAAAGTTTCAGTTTGATCACTAGTCTGTATgatggttattatagttaaggaaaactaacaaaatctagaattgaaaaaacatttgttaactgaaataaaacaaactcaaaTTTTTCTAAAATGAtaattgaaactgtattttgtggctacaaaactaactaaattatagtgaaaatgtcctttgttttcatctttgtcaacttatttcatacgtaaacctttttggttgatatgaaatctatttctcGTATCTGGtttaaacttattggggctgagatgaatcagacaaaggaaataaagacaacatttattgtgacgttgttgaatctggcacccaacaaaaaaccttattgcaaaaaaactaaaactaaccattttccaaaaaaattaaaaaataaaactaattgaatttgaaaacaaaaaatcacaacacattaaaactaaaaatgaaaaatataaaaccattataaccttggtctgtacGAAGTCTCACAACATAagcaaattacattttacaagagtttttttaattgaCGTTGTGCAATGACCCGGTAATTCCATGTTAGGGCTGGGCCAGGACCTCATTATTAGGTAGTTTCCCCATCTCAAATGCTAGCATGTTTTCTGtctatgaaataaccacataaCAGAGCATATTTTGTATACTCCTTGTGTAAGTAAATTTGCGAGAAAATATTTCCAGCTAAACAATTGAGTTTACATTTGCGCACACAAATTCACATCAGATTACCAGTGAAATTTTAGTGTTTGTTATGATGCAATTGTATAACATGAGATCCATATCACTTCATGAGATTGATGCTGCCCTTCTGTATACATTTACCTGAAGAGCTCCAATGGCAGCACTCTGGAAGCGCAGATCCGTCTTGAAATCCTGTGCGATTTCCCTCACCAGGCGCTGGAAGGGCAGCTTGCGGATGAGCAGCTCCGTGGACTTCTGGTAACGACGGATCTCCCTCAGAGCCACAGTTCCGGGCCTAAACACACAAGTCTTTTAGCACCACGTATTAAAACAATCATTCATGGGTGATCCTCATGAACATGTttcagctcatagcaaaaatccaagagcatttaatacacattttctttgaccctttataacatatacaatctaaaatcactgtttaatatgaatgtatAATCCATTAGAAAAcgatattttgacatttttagagacactgagcaaaattcattaccgtaacacatttttaaataaaaaaccgaaaggttttgtttgttttcttaggcaagcacttaaatataaGGGTAGCTGGTaccaccaaaatgtattttacagaaatgaatttttgaatcaaaaatatgtttaaaaatatagaaaatataattttttaacacaaaatgaattgtgcctcattatggctatattgttctttcaaataaaagtgaaatatatttagttaaataaaGTATGTTCTTGTAATCTCCACAGAcaggcttcatgagaatcaccctcaTGCATTATCATAGCCAACGTTTGACACCACCGACGTATTGTAGGCCGCAGATTAAACAGAAATGCAACACCTGTAACGATGAGGTTTCTTCACTCCTCCGGTGGAGGGGGCGCTCTTCCTGGCTGCCTTGGTAGCGAGCTGCTTCCTTGGCGCCTTTCCTCCGGTAGATTTACGGGCAGTCTGCTTGGTACGGGCCATCTTCTATTCgctaaaatgagagaaatagATAGTTGCATTCAATTTCGgtacttaaccctataaagcctgaaccatgaaataattgccagaaaattctaattttttaaaactggaaTGATTagtgaacctgctgacaaataagaaaaaaatcaatatcaatttgcatacatgaattgtaatttgtatcatatttgacacatcaggtctttttgtgcaattttttgctttcagtttgttttcttgaactaacaaaaacatataaaacataacatttttatcctattatcctaaaactttgaatttccttttaacattttcctcaaacatgcaaaatatttttttccatataacacaacatcatacatctgctgatatgaagttttcacgctgcaatgacagatccaccagtggaacctgcatatcatttttgatacatctggtatttttgtgcaatttgttgctcagtttttttaaaatcttcaacgcatgtatacatcaggtttatcaggaaaaaaaatatcacactgatgatgcagaggtctcaaaaacttgtgtatcaaatgtaatacacttggctttatagggttaacacaGCCACGCCAATGGGTACAGATCCGGTATAGATTGTCAAGATGCTAACTCAGCTTAGCATAAAGCTAAGCTACTCCCCTCCCCCAAGCTGCAGCCGCTGGGAGGCGCCTAGTGCTCCGGTAGCTCTAACCCTGCTACACCCACTACCAACAAGGCCCAAAGATCTCATTATCTCACGGTTGATTGGGAGATAATGAAACGTTTTAGCGACTTAATCGCGAGTTGGTAAGCGATTATAAAATATGTAGAAATATGGCCATGACTCTAATGATGTATATAAGAATAAACAGATCCAGATCCCATGGCGACCGGGTACAGCAGTCAGACCAGGTCTGTCCAGCCCAGCCAGGAGCCTCTGCTTCACCACTTCGCCATTTTCAGTTACTCATTTCTTCCCAGGCGACATTACCTCCATTCCACTTAGAAAACATTAGCTTAGACTTAATTAGCTTATCGTTAGCTACTGACCACTTTCGTATGAGATATCCAACATTAACCTCGATGGTTAATTCTAGCGAAGCGAACCCGTTTACCGATTTCACGTTAATGTTTAACTACAAACGTCAACTGGAAGAGGTTCCATTGTTCTATTTTTAGctaatgctaacgttagcaggtcGCCATGTTAACCCGTTTGACAAACAACgtaaacagaaacatttttcgCTTTTACATATTATAACTAAACAGCGAAGGCACATACATCGTTTCTGTGGCAAGCCACTTTAATTTACCTTTAGGACGTCGGTTGATTCTCGTGAATCTCCGTATCTGGCAGTGTGTCGCTAATGACGGCTGGAAGCGTTAAACGTTCAGAGGACGTGAGGCCGAGTATATATATACTGTCGTGACGTCATGCTGGTAAAATCCTACACGCTGATTGGCTGCCCTTCCAAAGTTGACATACGTCACCACCGCTTCTTActgaaccctctggagtcaccaatcaCGCCAACATTATCAAATCATGTGACTTGTTCATGATGTCATggcgtaaaaacgaagcagtgtgtttacctgccatcaacttccctctaaaatacTGGCTGAAAACTCGatgccagtttgtgtttgatgatgatcagccaagtaaaaccggaaataaggtcaaatatgtttagtataaaaacatagaactagatgttctcctcattttacctcttatatgcaaCTTTTGTCCACATTTGCAAGATTTTGTTGggttcaaaatattgatccagtaagtcaaagtgacaaaataattatcaggtcataaaggtgaggttgtgctgataaAAACAGATACCAACATGACgtggtaaacattgttttaagtgttatatacaggcagaatgaaaatgatttttttttaaaaaggggacaaaatagccccagactccagagggttagcTTAGTTTCACACATTTCAGTTTTCTACAAAACTAGGTGTGTGTAGTTCTGTAATTATTATAACAGAGAATGGTCTAATGAGTATCGAGTATtataatagtttgttttttttcattagttttagttttaatttcgttgtcaatttttgttttcaaattcagttagttttaattcgtttttagagtgagtttgctagttttaattagttttaattttattgaaaatgcttggttttagtttagtttttattagttttagtgttagttttagttttttgctaTGGGCTacttgttgggtgcgagattcaaaaaagtcacaataaatgtttcctttatttcctttgtctgatccatctcagccccaacaAGTTTAGTCAGTCATAAAACCTGATAGATGACATAGATTTCATATGAACCAaaatgtttacgtatgaaaaaagttgacaaagacgaaaacgaaggacattttcactataattttagttagtttgtaacacacaatacagtttcagatagttatcgttttgttttttaactctggttttaatttttatttcagttgaaaaatgttttttcaattctagttttcgttatttcgttagtttttgttcACTATAAAACCTTCATAAGTATTTCATTACCCCACAATCATTGGTTAGGTTATGGTTGAACTTCATGTCCCAGAGTTCCGTGTTTTTCATTTACTACTACTTCCTCCTGCCTTGCGCATGCTCACATCGTTGTAGAATGCGGATTTCGAAGCTAGTGAGAATAGCTAGCCAGTAAGCTAAAAACAAGCTTCTTGTTGTTAGGCTTCAAACGGGCAAAATGTCTAAAACACACTCGCAGCCCCCGTCGTCTTCGGCAGCGACGACTACCGGGGGACCCTCGTCGTCCTCTTCGTCTTCACCCGCAGGGGGCTCGACATCTCCCGCAACCGTGTTGAACGTGCAGCCCGAGAAACCTCAACATTACACGTACGTAGCTAGTTAGCTGGATTAGCTAGCCTAGTGTACACAACCTCACGTGTAGTCGCAAATTCTAAACAACAGCtaaattgtatttaataaaaataagtgaGCGGTAAACGCCGTATTCTTTAAAATAAGTGAACAAAGTTTACAGAGGCAGAATGTGCTCATTAGCCGGAGCAGGTTAGGATAAAGAGGCCTAACGTTACTCACTGACAGGACCCTGATTTGTGCCACAGATCCATTTAAGATCTGTATTTGTGAATATGTCTAATTGCTGTATACACATAATGCAAGTTTAAATACTTTACATATCAGCCTTTTGGGGTGAGAAGTTAATCACGGCAGTAATGATCAGATATggtaagaaagaaaagaaataggaTAAATGGCTTTATTTCCCTGTTCAAACTGTCCAATAATTGTCTTGAGGTCTGCGAAAAGATGAAATATCTTGGTCATTGTATTGCAGATGATATGAATGATGATGATATATAATATTGTTAGTTATATGCACAGGCAAACACTATAGCACGTAAGTTTAGCTGCTGTTCTACTCAAGTGAAAGTGGCTCTGTTCAAAGCTACTGCACACCTCTCTATACTGCCCATCTGTGGTCTTCTTACTAAAAATCCAGCATGCAGATGTTGCCTGCAATGAGAATTTTACTGCAGGAAGGAAGGAGTGCTAGTAGGAGTTAGCACACTGAAAAGCACTTTTAAGAAATGTGATGTTTAAGTTTATGCAACGTCTGGATGAGTCCACCAACAGTAACATGGTGGGACTCTCAGATCCCTTTGTGAGCTGCTCCAGGTACACATCCAGACTGAGAGTACATTGGCTGAAATGTCTGTATGTATTTtgattcttgtatttttttttctcttttgtttgcttgtcttgttttaattgtttttatctgtCCTGTCTTGTGTGGCTTGTGGACATGAGTCTGGTAAataaactgaattgaaaataatcaCTATAGGCACGGGAATTAAATGTACTATATATAATATGAGTAcactcatgtttttttaagaaacgtTAAAAGGCTGTATCACTTTCTAGAGATTAATTTCACTGTCTTGCTGTTTCCTCTCTTCTAGATATCTGAAGGAGTTCAGAACTGAGCAGTGCCCCCTGTTCGTACAGCATAAATGTACACAACATAGACCATTTTCCTGTTTTCACTGGCACTTTCTGAACCAGCGGCGCCGGAGACCCATCCGTAGACGAGACGGGACCTTTAACTACAGCCCAGATGTTTACTGTACCAAATATGATGAGGGAACAGGCACCTGTCCCGATGGAGATGAGTAAGTGCAACTGAGATTTCAGTGTCATACAAGACTGCTTCACATCATGTTTACACTGGTTAACAGAGCCTTACATATTTTGCATAAACATCCAGGGACCTTTTTtgatttgttattgttgtttttgcactGAGCTGTCCCTGCTGTATCTGTGAaggtgataatggtaactgacCGTACAATGTCTGTGTTACATACACATTTTACTTTTAGCTGTGGTTTTTTGTGTATAGAAGTGGCATAATGTATGGAAAAAAACGTGT
This window contains:
- the LOC131959160 gene encoding histone H3.3A, which codes for MARTKQTARKSTGGKAPRKQLATKAARKSAPSTGGVKKPHRYRPGTVALREIRRYQKSTELLIRKLPFQRLVREIAQDFKTDLRFQSAAIGALQEASEAYLVGLFEDTNLCAIHAKRVTIMPKDIQLARRIRGERA